One Hermetia illucens chromosome 4, iHerIll2.2.curated.20191125, whole genome shotgun sequence DNA segment encodes these proteins:
- the LOC119653776 gene encoding zinc finger protein 43-like translates to MLLHNAVISGTATILSPRTSFRCMDCSRVFTKQESLSSHMRKHQNLPNRERKYSCKVCPETFPRSSLLSRHNRTHYENRKFQCNICGKRYAGNGQLVDHLNRHNGIKTHSCEVCGKAFYYPSPLREHLRLHSGEAPYPCPQCDKVFASIGNLRQHLKRHSSEKSIECPQCPSRFKCQSNLVSHAYVHKDANLYECDECGMKFSKTYVLKKHKLVHSGEKPYECQRCPMKFNSLFPLKRHMLIHTGEKPYQCKYCDRAFTQCNDLVKHTRGHVGENIYMCEECPMAFRYQRELRAHVKDHFKKKALRSSQVKDEGTTVESG, encoded by the exons ATGCTGTTACACAACGCCGTAATATCAGGAACAGCAACGATCCTAAGTCCAAGAACCAGCTTTAGATGTATGGACTGTTCTAGAGTGTTCACCAAGCAAGAATCCTTATCATCACATATGCGCAAACATCAAAATTTGCCTAATCGAGAGCGAAAATATAGTTGCAAGGTATGTCCTGAAACATTTCCACGATCATCATTACTGTCGCGACATAATAGAACTCACTATGAGAATCGGAAATTTCAATGCAATATCTGCGGAAAAAGATACGCTGGTAATGGACAACTAGTTGACCATTTGAATAGGCATAACGGGATCAAGACACATTCTTGTGAAGTTTGTGGAAAAG CATTCTATTATCCAAGTCCGTTGAGAGAACATCTTAGACTGCACTCTGGAGAGGCCCCATATCCTTGTCCCCAATGCGATAAAGTTTTTGCAAGTATAGGGAATTTACGGCAGCATTTGAAGCGCCATTCATCTGAAAAATCAATAGAATGCCCGCAATGCCCAAGCCGGTTCAAGTGTCAAAGCAATTTAGTTTCACATGCCTATGTTCATAAGGATGCAAACCTCTATGAGTGCGATGAATGTGGTATGAAATTTTCGAAAACATATGTATTGAAAAAGCATAAACTTGTGCATTCTGGGGAGAAGCCTTACGAGTGCCAGAGATGTCCTATGAA GTTCAATTCATTGTTTCCTTTGAAACGGCACATGCTTATACACACTGGAGAGAAACCATATCAATGCAAATACTGCGATCGTGCATTTACACAATGCAATGATTTAGTGAAACATACGAGGGGCCACGTTGGAgagaatatatatatgtgtgaAGAATGCCCAATGGCATTTCGATATCAGAGAGAACTTCGAGCTCATGTTAAAGATCATTTCAAAAAGAAAGCATTGAGAAGTTCACAAGTAAAAGATGAAGGGACTACGGTAGAATCCGGATAG
- the LOC119653778 gene encoding uncharacterized protein LOC119653778 codes for MNTKELCRICFKANDNMKALLSCLHPNYDSKSKSVLSLWEIFKNILIDDDRFIESAFVCSECVAEIQRSYEFIVKCEQSNSLLEKFSTCKQKSKGTLLPNSSNSDSHLSKEELDNTEQDASNVEKSKQLKYEPKVGLTPNETVLDCSQEMHDDSDDEEYLLQIVTDDDDEPEKATKIETPKRRRNTSVLTCRTCGKAFT; via the exons ATGAACACGAAGGAGTTATGTAGAATTTGCTTCAAAGCAAATGATAATATGAAAGCGCTTCTAAGTTGTTTGCACCCCAACTACGATTCAAAGTCCAAAAGTGTTTTGAGTTTAtgggaaatattcaaaaatatattg ATTGATGACGATCGATTCATAGAATCTGCGTTTGTATGTAGTGAATGCGTTGCAGAAATCCAGCGCAGCTATGAATTTATTGTGAAGTGCGAACAATCAAACAGTCTtttagagaaattttcaacatgtaAGCAAAAATCAAAAGGCACCCTCTTACCAAATAGCAGCAACAGTGATTCTCATTTATCGAAAGAAGAGCTTGATAATACAGAACAGGATGCTAGCAATGTGGAAAAATCAAAGCAGTTGAAGTACGAACCAAAAGTGGGTTTAACTCCTAATGAAACTGTCTTAGATTGCAGTCAAGAAATGCATGACGACAGTGACGATGAAGAATATTTGCTGCAAATCgttactgatgatgatgatgaacccgAAAAAGCCACAAAAAttgaaaccccgaaaagaag ACGGAACACTTCAGTTCTTACATGTAGAACATGCGGTAAGGCTTTCACCTAA